Within the Gemmatimonadota bacterium genome, the region CTGGCCGTAACGTGGCCCAGGTAGCCGCCGCCGATGGACGTGGAGAAATTGTGGGCCTCGTCGATCCACAGCAGGCACAGTTGAACATGATGCATGAGCAATATCCGGATGCCTTGACTGGTCACGAGTACGCTCGACTCTTGCGAGAAACACAGCCCGATGTTGTAGTCGTAGCAGGACCGGATCACTTGCACGCCGACCAGACTGTCATGGCATTGGAGCAGGGCTGCCACGTCCTGGTGGAAAAACCGCTTGCCACCACAGTGGCAGATGCCCAACGCATCCTCGACGCGGAGGCAGAGAGTGGCCAGCACGTCATGACCGACCAAACCATGCGCTACCTGCATCCCTGGCACGAAATGGCACTGATGGCCCAATCCGGCGAGATTGGCGATGTTTTCTTTGTCCAGGGCGATTACATCCACGACATGTGGAGTCATTATTCACCCGAGGGCAAAAACCACACACCCTGGCGCATTGATCAGCAAAATCCCCAGAATATCCTGCTGGGCGGCGGCTGCCACCCACTTGATCTGATTTTGTGGACCGTCGAATCCCCGGTTACGGAGGTCTATGCCTATAGCAATAAGCTCAGCATCCCGGTATTTCCAGATGATGACTGTTATATTGTGATCCTTCAATTTGA harbors:
- a CDS encoding Gfo/Idh/MocA family oxidoreductase — its product is MKRYKFLISGCGSAGRNVAQVAAADGRGEIVGLVDPQQAQLNMMHEQYPDALTGHEYARLLRETQPDVVVVAGPDHLHADQTVMALEQGCHVLVEKPLATTVADAQRILDAEAESGQHVMTDQTMRYLHPWHEMALMAQSGEIGDVFFVQGDYIHDMWSHYSPEGKNHTPWRIDQQNPQNILLGGGCHPLDLILWTVESPVTEVYAYSNKLSIPVFPDDDCYIVILQFENGVTGKVFVTSGCSGHGMGEGMGGGFLAVYGTEGTLWKGQLFRRGHEPVPIEESSAHEVVGGHGWGRSVVDYLNLLDGKISNPIPAQWGARIVSICEAALDSIRTKRPQSPHWFE